A window of Xiphophorus hellerii strain 12219 chromosome 7, Xiphophorus_hellerii-4.1, whole genome shotgun sequence contains these coding sequences:
- the LOC116722791 gene encoding gamma-crystallin 2-like, whose protein sequence is LLLPQIIFYEDRNFGGHHYECMNDCADLHSMFDHCRSIRVESGMFMIYDRPGFMGNQYFMRTGEYSDYMGMTGMNDCVRSCLMIPFHRGSFRMQLYEHFDMDGEMMELTDDCPNLMGRFHLANFNSCNILDGHWLVYEQPNYRGRHYYLRPGQYKSFSEWKGANSRIGSIRRLMDL, encoded by the exons CTTCTGCTCCCTCAGATCATCTTCTATGAGGACAGAAACTTTGGAGGCCATCACTATGAGTGCATGAACGACTGTGCTGACCTGCACTCAATGTTTGACCACTGCCGCTCCATACGCGTGGAGAGCGGCATGTTCATGATCTACGACCGACCGGGTTTCATGGGGAACCAGTACTTCATGAGAACGGGAGAGTATTCCGACTACATGGGCATGACTGGCATGAATGACTGTGTCCGGTCATGCCTCATGATCCCCTTT CACAGAGGCAGCTTCAGGATGCAGCTGTACGAGCACTTCGACATGGATGGTGAGATGATGGAGTTAACGGATGACTGCCCAAACCTCATGGGTCGCTTTCATCTCGCCAACTTCAACTCCTGCAACATCCTGGACGGCCACTGGCTGGTGTACGAGCAACCCAACTACAGGGGGCGCCACTACTACTTGAGGCCCGGCCAGTACAAGAGCTTTAGTGAATGGAAAGGTGCAAACTCCAGGATTGGCTCCATCAGACGTCTGATGGATCTCTAA
- the LOC116722792 gene encoding gamma-crystallin S-1-like yields MRLGAGRAVFLSFFAGWCESSRFLHMQIIFYENREFSGRHFECSKDCADLLRSLNRCGSIRVESGSFMIYEKANYTGNQYYLSKGEYPDIHHWTGVSDSVGSCRHIHTEPGSFKMCLYERIEFGGQMMDLMDDCPSLVDRFNIHNIFSCNVRKGNWLFYDHPQYRGKMYLIRPGEYKRFSEWGGRSARVGSIRRIIDY; encoded by the exons ATGAGGCTCGGTGCAGGCAGGGCAG tttttctctctttttttgcgGGGTGGTGTGAGTCATCCCGTTTTCTCCACATGCAGATTATCTTCTATGAGAACAGGGAGTTCTCTGGGCGCCATTTTGAGTGCTCCAAGGACTGTGCAGATCTGCTGAGGAGTCTGAACCGGTGCGGCTCCATCAGGGTGGAGAGCGGCAGCTTCATGATTTACGAAAAAGCCAACTACACTGGGAACCAGTACTACCTGAGCAAAGGAGAGTATCCTGACATCCACCACTGGACGGGTGTCAGCGACTCTGTCGGCTCTTGTCGCCACATCCACACG GAGCCTGGGTCATTCAAAATGTGCTTGTATGAGAGGATTGAGTTTGGTGGCCAGATGATGGACCTGATGGACGACTGTCCCAGTCTAGTGGACCGCTTCAACATTCACAATATCTTCTCTTGCAATGTTAGAAAGGGGAACTGGCTCTTCTATGATCACCCTCAGTATCGAGGCAAGATGTACCTGATTCGACCAGGAGAGTATAAAAGGTTCAGTGAGTGGGGCGGCAGGAGTGCCAGGGTCGGCTCCATCAGACGCATTATAGACTATTGA
- the LOC116723609 gene encoding gamma-crystallin M2-like, giving the protein MSSKIIFYEDRNFQGRSYECDSDCPDMNPHFTRCNSIKVESGCWVLYEKPNYTGYQYVLTRGEYPDKQRWMGYNDTIRSCRTFSYTSEGPYCIRIYERPNFQGQMMEFNEDCESVQEHFRSRDIYSCKVLDGYWTLYEHPSFRGRQYFMSPGEYRKFNDWGATCATTGSFRRITEF; this is encoded by the exons ATGAGCAGTAAG ATTATATTCTACGAGGACCGGAACTTTCAGGGCCGCTCATATGAGTGTGATTCTGACTGCCCTGACATGAACCCACACTTTACCCGCTGCAACTCCATCAAGGTGGAGAGTGGCTGCTGGGTGCTCTACGAGAAACCCAACTACACCGGCTACCAGTACGTCCTGACCAGAGGAGAGTACCCTGACAAGCAGCGCTGGATGGGCTACAACGACACCATCCGCTCCTGCCGTACCTTCTCCTAT ACCAGCGAGGGCCCCTACTGCATCCGTATCTACGAGCGGCCCAACTTCCAAGGTCAGATGATGGAGTTCAACGAGGACTGCGAGTCGGTGCAGGAGCACTTCCGCAGCCGAGACATCTACTCCTGCAAAGTCTTGGACGGCTACTGGACCCTCTACGAACACCCAAGCTTCCGTGGCCGGCAGTACTTCATGAGTCCTGGCGAGTACCGCAAGTTCAATGACTGGGGGGCCACCTGCGCCACCACCGGCTCTTTCCGCAGGATCACAGAGTTTTAA